One stretch of Deltaproteobacteria bacterium DNA includes these proteins:
- a CDS encoding YheU family protein, which translates to MIIPYERLIPTALQGLIEEFVTRDGTDSGYTKTSLEENVEMVKKQLQRGEAFIVYDEATQTANIVSKNYLEQKIGFNHKISGTSGRRSGKVREPL; encoded by the coding sequence GTGATTATCCCATACGAAAGATTAATCCCCACGGCCTTGCAAGGGCTTATCGAAGAATTTGTAACCCGGGATGGTACTGATTCCGGCTATACCAAAACATCGCTTGAAGAAAATGTGGAAATGGTAAAGAAACAACTACAACGAGGAGAAGCTTTTATTGTTTATGATGAGGCCACCCAGACCGCTAATATTGTGTCTAAAAATTATCTTGAACAAAAAATCGGCTTCAATCACAAAATTTCCGGCACCTCCGGGCGAAGGTCAGGTAAGGTCCGGGAGCCCCTTTAG
- a CDS encoding acyl-CoA/acyl-ACP dehydrogenase has protein sequence MDLDFTTEQNTFRESVSRFLTNECPFDKVRQLEESAQGYAPDLWPKMADLGWFGMSFPEAYGGFGGEFMFTVILQEEIGRACFPSPFFSTVIQCGLTILAGGTEEQKKDLLGKIFDGSLIMALAQYEEEASYLPTGIRMRAVAQGDRVVLNGTKMFVMDANIAHKLIVVARADPGITLFLVEAKAPGITCSKMPTIGMDNCCRVIFEDVRISQKEVLGQPGKGWEVLEKMAPKATVAKAAEMVGGCKGAIDLTVRYAKEREQYGKPIGSYQAIQHFMANMALAYETGWSYLYKVASMIDADEDFSVEASVLKSAMDENAKFISERACHIHGGIGTAREADIGLFFRRAKAFSTLMGDTDYHDNKVAEALLKGLPDLT, from the coding sequence ATGGATCTCGATTTTACGACCGAACAGAACACCTTTCGAGAGTCGGTCAGCCGATTCCTGACTAACGAGTGCCCCTTTGACAAGGTGAGGCAGCTCGAGGAGAGCGCCCAGGGATATGCCCCCGATCTCTGGCCCAAGATGGCCGACCTCGGCTGGTTCGGGATGTCTTTCCCCGAGGCGTACGGCGGGTTTGGCGGGGAATTCATGTTCACCGTCATCCTCCAGGAGGAGATCGGCCGGGCCTGTTTCCCGAGCCCCTTTTTCTCTACCGTGATCCAGTGCGGCCTGACCATCCTGGCCGGGGGGACCGAGGAGCAGAAAAAAGACCTGTTGGGAAAGATTTTTGATGGGAGCCTGATCATGGCCCTGGCCCAGTATGAGGAGGAAGCGAGCTATCTCCCCACCGGCATCCGGATGAGGGCCGTCGCTCAGGGCGACCGGGTCGTCCTGAATGGAACCAAGATGTTTGTAATGGACGCGAACATCGCGCATAAGCTGATCGTCGTTGCCCGGGCCGATCCGGGGATCACCCTTTTTCTGGTGGAGGCCAAAGCTCCCGGGATTACCTGCAGCAAGATGCCGACCATCGGCATGGACAATTGTTGCCGGGTGATTTTCGAAGACGTCAGGATCTCTCAAAAAGAGGTTCTCGGCCAACCGGGGAAAGGTTGGGAGGTGCTTGAGAAGATGGCGCCAAAGGCGACGGTCGCCAAGGCCGCGGAGATGGTCGGGGGGTGCAAGGGCGCCATTGACCTCACCGTCCGGTACGCCAAGGAACGGGAGCAATATGGAAAGCCGATCGGGAGTTACCAGGCGATCCAGCACTTCATGGCCAATATGGCGCTGGCCTACGAGACGGGGTGGAGCTATTTATATAAGGTGGCCTCGATGATCGACGCCGATGAGGATTTTAGCGTCGAGGCCTCGGTTCTCAAATCGGCCATGGACGAGAACGCCAAGTTCATAAGCGAGCGGGCTTGTCACATCCATGGGGGGATCGGCACCGCCCGGGAGGCGGATATCGGGCTCTTCTTCCGAAGGGCCAAGGCCTTCTCAACCCTGATGGGAGATACCGACTACCATGACAACAAGGTGGCCGAGGCGCTTCTAAAGGGGCTCCCGGACCTTACCTGA